A part of Microbacterium terregens genomic DNA contains:
- the coaA gene encoding type I pantothenate kinase has translation MPADDTAPGTTTSVSSPETPGGFSLYREIDRGDWSRLAAGTPQPLSETEIVQIRGIGDMLDMAEVREVYLPLSRLLSLYANATKRLGADTSTFLGEPDTTTPFVVAVAGSVAVGKSTIARLLRELMSRWPGTPRVELVTTDGFLYPNAELKRRGLMERKGFPESYDRRALVSFLTDVKSGAPEARAPFYSHMRYDIVPDAHVTVRRPDVVIVEGLNVLQPSPSPSDIAVSELFDFSIYVDAETDHIASWFVDRFLALRRSAFSNPSSFFNVFSHLSDDQAVQTALGFWNEINLPNLEENVLPTKHQATLVLEKGARHTVQRVLLRKL, from the coding sequence ATGCCCGCCGACGACACCGCCCCCGGAACGACCACCTCTGTCTCGAGCCCTGAGACGCCGGGCGGCTTCTCGCTCTACCGCGAGATCGACCGCGGGGACTGGTCGCGACTGGCCGCGGGAACGCCGCAGCCGCTGTCCGAGACCGAGATCGTGCAGATCCGCGGCATCGGCGACATGCTCGACATGGCCGAAGTGCGCGAGGTCTACCTGCCGCTCAGCCGCCTGCTGAGCCTGTACGCGAACGCGACCAAGCGCCTCGGCGCGGACACGAGCACGTTCCTCGGCGAGCCGGACACGACGACGCCGTTCGTCGTGGCCGTCGCCGGATCCGTCGCCGTCGGCAAGTCCACCATCGCCCGCCTGCTGCGCGAACTGATGAGCCGCTGGCCGGGCACTCCGCGGGTCGAGCTCGTCACCACCGACGGGTTCCTCTACCCCAACGCCGAGCTGAAGCGTCGCGGCCTGATGGAGCGCAAGGGCTTTCCGGAGTCGTACGACCGCCGCGCCCTCGTGAGCTTCCTCACCGATGTGAAGAGCGGGGCGCCCGAGGCGCGTGCCCCGTTCTACTCGCACATGCGCTACGACATCGTGCCGGACGCCCACGTCACCGTGCGGCGCCCCGACGTCGTCATCGTCGAGGGACTGAACGTGCTGCAGCCCTCACCCTCGCCGAGTGACATCGCGGTGAGCGAGCTGTTCGACTTCTCGATCTACGTGGATGCCGAGACCGACCACATCGCGTCCTGGTTCGTGGATCGGTTCCTGGCGCTGCGCCGCAGCGCGTTCTCGAACCCCAGTTCCTTCTTCAACGTCTTCTCGCACCTGTCCGACGATCAGGCCGTGCAGACGGCGCTCGGGTTCTGGAACGAGATCAACCTGCCGAACCTCGAGGAGAACGTGCTGCCCACCAAGCATCAGGCGACGCTGGTGCTCGAGAAGGGCGCGCGGCACACGGTCCAGCGGGTACTGCTGCGCAAGCTGTGA
- a CDS encoding acyltransferase has protein sequence MTDPRAPFAAASADVADSATLGAGTRVWHLAQVREGAVLGADCNVGRGAYIGPGVTIGNACKLQNYALVYEPAVLGDGVFIGPAAVLTNDEFPRAANPDLTVKSAADWHPVGVEIGDGASIGARAVCVAPVRVGAWALVAAGAVVTKDVPDYALVVGVPARRIGWVGRAGKPLVAEAGAWVCPDTGERYVEVDGILSAAS, from the coding sequence ATGACCGACCCGCGTGCCCCCTTCGCCGCCGCGTCCGCCGACGTGGCCGACTCCGCCACGCTCGGCGCGGGAACGCGCGTGTGGCACCTCGCCCAGGTGCGCGAAGGAGCCGTTCTGGGCGCGGACTGCAACGTCGGTCGCGGTGCCTACATCGGACCCGGAGTCACCATCGGCAACGCCTGCAAACTGCAGAACTACGCGCTGGTCTACGAGCCGGCGGTGCTCGGCGATGGGGTGTTCATCGGCCCGGCGGCGGTGCTGACGAACGATGAGTTCCCGCGCGCGGCGAACCCGGATCTCACGGTCAAGAGCGCCGCGGATTGGCACCCGGTCGGCGTCGAGATCGGCGACGGTGCCTCGATCGGCGCCCGCGCGGTATGCGTCGCCCCGGTGCGGGTCGGGGCGTGGGCGCTGGTGGCGGCCGGTGCGGTGGTCACCAAGGACGTGCCCGACTACGCGCTCGTCGTCGGAGTCCCCGCCCGTCGGATCGGATGGGTGGGCCGGGCGGGCAAACCGCTCGTGGCCGAGGCCGGTGCGTGGGTGTGCCCGGACACCGGCGAGCGCTACGTCGAGGTGGACGGCATCCTGAGCGCGGCATCCTGA
- a CDS encoding Gfo/Idh/MocA family oxidoreductase, which yields MNIAVVGAGYWGPNLARNFRTNAAWNLAAICDLDIERARAVAESVGGAPVTDSLSDVLNDPLIDAVAIATPARTHHAIVMAALEAGKHVIVEKPLADSRTAGLEMVERASELRLVLMADHTYCYTPAVLKIRELIAEGFLGDVLFVDSVRINLGLIQPDVDVFWDLAPHDLSIMDFVLPGGLDVTSVSAHGADPLRTGKSCVGYLAMPLVGGAMAHVHVNWLSPTKIRQMVIGGTKRTLVWDDLNPQQRVSVYDRGVDIAEVSKATASDARAANISYRLGDTWAPALHEGEALAGVVTEFAAAIHEGRTARTSGGAGLRVLSVLEAATGSIKAGGAPQSMATASMKLEVAR from the coding sequence ATGAACATCGCTGTCGTGGGGGCCGGCTATTGGGGGCCGAACCTCGCACGCAACTTCCGTACGAACGCGGCATGGAATCTGGCCGCGATCTGCGACCTCGACATCGAGCGCGCACGCGCCGTCGCCGAGTCGGTCGGCGGGGCTCCGGTCACCGACTCCCTGAGCGACGTGCTGAACGATCCGCTCATCGACGCGGTCGCCATCGCCACCCCGGCGCGCACGCATCACGCGATCGTGATGGCGGCGCTGGAGGCGGGCAAGCACGTGATCGTCGAGAAGCCGCTCGCCGACAGCCGGACGGCGGGCCTGGAGATGGTCGAACGCGCCAGCGAGCTGCGCCTGGTCCTGATGGCCGACCACACCTACTGCTACACGCCCGCCGTGCTGAAGATCCGCGAACTGATCGCCGAGGGCTTCCTCGGCGACGTGCTGTTCGTCGACAGCGTGCGCATCAACCTCGGGCTCATCCAGCCCGACGTGGACGTGTTCTGGGACCTCGCCCCGCACGACCTGTCGATCATGGACTTCGTGCTGCCCGGCGGCCTGGACGTGACCAGCGTCTCCGCGCACGGCGCCGACCCGCTCCGCACCGGCAAGTCGTGCGTCGGCTACCTGGCGATGCCGCTGGTCGGCGGGGCGATGGCGCACGTGCACGTCAACTGGCTCAGCCCGACGAAGATCCGGCAGATGGTGATCGGCGGCACGAAGCGCACCCTGGTGTGGGACGACCTGAACCCGCAGCAGCGGGTCAGCGTCTACGACCGCGGCGTCGACATCGCCGAGGTCTCCAAAGCCACCGCGAGCGACGCCCGCGCGGCGAACATCTCCTACCGCCTCGGCGACACATGGGCGCCGGCCCTGCACGAGGGCGAGGCGCTCGCCGGTGTCGTCACCGAGTTCGCCGCCGCCATCCACGAGGGCCGCACCGCGCGCACCAGCGGCGGCGCCGGGCTGCGCGTCCTGTCGGTGCTCGAGGCCGCGACGGGCAGCATCAAGGCCGGCGGTGCCCCGCAGTCGATGGCCACGGCATCCATGAAGCTGGAGGTGGCCCGATGA
- a CDS encoding NAD-dependent epimerase/dehydratase family protein, translated as MTTLEGADILVTGGAGTVGSTLVDQLLDAGVAHVDVLDNLVRGRVGNLEGALASGRVTLVDGDIRNAKLVDDLTAGKDVVYHQAAIRITQCAEEPRLALEVLVDGTFNVVESAAKHRVGKLIAASSASVFGLAEEFPTPERHHHHNNDTLYGAAKSFNEGLIRSFRAMQGLDYVILRYFNVYGPRMDVHGLYTEVLVRWMERIADGKPPLIFGDGRQTMDFICVPDIARANVLAARSGTVDGDYNIASGTETSLLELAEALLRVMGSELGVEHGPERAVNGVPRRLADTRAAQRDLGFEATIGIDEGLRMLVDWWRPLREQIAAGRLVRA; from the coding sequence ATGACGACTCTCGAAGGCGCGGACATCCTCGTCACCGGCGGCGCGGGAACGGTCGGATCGACACTGGTCGATCAGCTGCTGGATGCCGGCGTCGCGCACGTCGACGTGCTGGACAACCTGGTGCGCGGGCGCGTCGGCAACCTGGAGGGCGCGCTCGCGTCCGGCCGGGTGACGCTCGTGGACGGCGACATCCGCAACGCGAAGCTGGTCGATGACCTCACGGCGGGCAAGGACGTCGTGTACCACCAGGCGGCGATCCGCATCACGCAGTGCGCCGAGGAGCCCCGGCTCGCCCTCGAGGTGCTGGTGGACGGCACCTTCAACGTCGTCGAGTCGGCGGCCAAGCATCGCGTGGGAAAGCTCATCGCCGCCTCGAGCGCCTCGGTGTTCGGCCTCGCGGAGGAGTTCCCGACTCCGGAACGCCACCACCACCACAACAACGACACCCTGTACGGCGCGGCGAAGTCCTTCAACGAGGGGCTGATCCGCAGCTTCCGCGCGATGCAGGGGCTGGACTACGTGATCCTGCGGTACTTCAACGTGTACGGCCCTCGCATGGACGTGCACGGCCTGTACACCGAGGTGCTGGTGCGCTGGATGGAGCGCATCGCCGATGGCAAGCCACCGCTCATCTTCGGCGACGGCAGGCAGACGATGGATTTCATCTGCGTCCCCGACATCGCCCGAGCCAATGTGCTCGCGGCACGAAGCGGCACCGTTGACGGCGATTACAACATCGCGAGTGGCACCGAAACCAGCTTGCTGGAACTTGCGGAGGCACTGCTGCGCGTGATGGGGTCCGAGCTTGGAGTCGAGCACGGACCTGAACGCGCCGTCAACGGTGTCCCCCGGCGGCTCGCCGACACGCGCGCCGCCCAGCGGGACCTCGGCTTCGAGGCCACGATCGGCATCGACGAGGGGCTGCGGATGCTCGTGGACTGGTGGCGGCCGCTGCGCGAACAGATCGCCGCCGGCCGGCTGGTGCGCGCGTGA
- a CDS encoding DegT/DnrJ/EryC1/StrS family aminotransferase, translated as MVPWLGQEEADAVADAIASGWVAQGPRVLRFEQEFAAAMQAPYAVATTSCTTALHLALLVAGVGPGDEVIVPSFSFIATTNAVRYVGANPVFADVDPTTGNLTGATVADVLTSATKAVIAVDQGGVPVDLDDIRAVTDPEGVLVVEDAACGAGSTYKGRPVGAGADIVAWSFHPRKLLTTGEGGMITTRREGWAARARHLREHAMSVSAADRHLAVLPAAEEYTEMGFNFRMTDLQAAVGIVQLGRLPEIVARRRAIAETYQRAIADIPGLRAVTDPVYGTGNYQSFWVEVQPEYPTNRDGLLEALAHADISARRGIMASHRQAPYRGLTPPQGLPVTERLHDRTLILPVYHALSGADQDRVIAVLREVGGTGT; from the coding sequence ATGGTCCCGTGGCTGGGCCAGGAGGAGGCGGATGCCGTCGCCGACGCGATCGCCAGCGGATGGGTCGCGCAGGGACCACGTGTGCTGCGGTTCGAGCAGGAGTTCGCCGCCGCGATGCAGGCGCCCTACGCCGTGGCGACGACCAGCTGCACCACCGCGCTGCACCTCGCGCTGCTCGTCGCCGGAGTCGGACCGGGCGACGAAGTGATCGTGCCGTCGTTCTCGTTCATCGCGACCACCAACGCCGTCCGCTACGTCGGGGCGAACCCTGTGTTCGCGGACGTGGATCCGACGACCGGCAACCTCACGGGTGCCACCGTGGCGGACGTGCTCACCTCGGCCACGAAGGCCGTCATCGCCGTCGACCAGGGCGGGGTCCCGGTCGACCTGGACGACATCCGCGCGGTGACCGACCCGGAGGGCGTCCTCGTGGTGGAGGATGCCGCGTGCGGGGCGGGATCCACGTATAAGGGCCGCCCGGTGGGGGCGGGGGCGGACATCGTGGCGTGGTCGTTCCATCCGCGCAAGCTGCTCACGACCGGGGAGGGCGGCATGATCACCACCCGGCGCGAGGGGTGGGCCGCCCGGGCCCGGCACCTGCGCGAGCACGCGATGAGCGTCTCGGCCGCCGACCGGCACCTCGCGGTGCTGCCGGCCGCCGAGGAGTACACCGAGATGGGCTTCAACTTCCGGATGACCGACCTGCAGGCCGCCGTCGGGATCGTGCAGCTGGGCCGCCTGCCCGAGATCGTGGCGCGCCGGCGTGCGATCGCCGAGACGTATCAGCGTGCGATCGCGGACATCCCCGGTCTGCGCGCGGTGACCGACCCCGTCTACGGCACCGGCAACTATCAGTCCTTCTGGGTCGAGGTGCAGCCGGAGTATCCGACCAACCGGGACGGGCTGCTCGAGGCGCTCGCCCACGCGGACATCTCCGCGCGGCGGGGCATCATGGCCTCGCACCGCCAGGCGCCGTATCGCGGCCTCACACCGCCGCAGGGACTGCCGGTGACCGAACGGCTGCACGATCGCACGCTGATCCTGCCGGTGTATCACGCGCTGTCCGGGGCCGACCAGGATCGGGTGATCGCGGTCCTGCGCGAGGTGGGGGGCACGGGAACGTGA
- a CDS encoding NeuD/PglB/VioB family sugar acetyltransferase codes for MSEGVLLVGASGLAREVLTAGMVGVTGILDDDLDLQGTEIAGVPVVGLTGDATRRDEQLLVCIGPSASRRTVVRRLLKFGVPEQRFATYVARSARIGLSSTVGIGSIVLDGVVVTADAAIGRHVVVMPNCTIAHDGILDDFATLAAGVALGGSVHIREAAYIGMNASIRQGLQVGGSATVGMGAAVLEDIPADQTWAGVPARRLEDAR; via the coding sequence GTGAGCGAGGGAGTGCTGCTCGTGGGGGCGAGCGGACTGGCGCGGGAGGTTCTAACCGCCGGAATGGTCGGAGTCACCGGCATCCTGGACGACGACCTGGATCTGCAGGGCACCGAGATCGCCGGCGTGCCGGTGGTCGGGCTGACCGGCGATGCGACCCGGCGCGACGAGCAGCTGCTCGTCTGCATCGGGCCCAGCGCGAGCCGTCGCACAGTGGTGCGGCGACTGCTGAAGTTCGGCGTGCCCGAGCAGCGCTTCGCGACCTACGTGGCGCGCTCCGCGCGGATCGGGCTCAGCAGCACCGTCGGGATCGGCAGCATCGTGCTGGACGGCGTGGTCGTCACCGCCGACGCGGCCATCGGCCGCCACGTCGTGGTGATGCCGAACTGCACGATCGCCCACGACGGGATTCTCGACGACTTCGCGACCCTCGCCGCGGGCGTCGCGCTCGGCGGATCCGTGCACATTCGCGAAGCGGCATATATCGGGATGAACGCGTCGATCCGGCAGGGCCTGCAGGTCGGAGGGTCGGCGACGGTGGGGATGGGCGCGGCGGTGCTCGAGGACATCCCGGCCGATCAGACCTGGGCCGGTGTGCCCGCGCGGCGGCTGGAGGACGCGCGATGA
- a CDS encoding DegT/DnrJ/EryC1/StrS family aminotransferase, whose amino-acid sequence MTPVPFLDLAAQQAEIVDEVLPVWRAQLESASFIGGAEVEAFEREFADYIGVTHVVGVSNGTDALELAYRAVGIGPGDEVLVPANTFIATAEALSRIGAVPVFVDVDDEYLLMDADAVEAAITARTRAIVPVHLFGQTAPMDLLRPIAQRHDLVLIEDAAQAQGAASTAGRAGALARVAATSFYPGKNLGAAGDAGAVLTDDAEVAALVRTLAAHGSSVKYVHDHVGVNARLDAVQAAVLRSKLRRLERWNQARRAAAGRYAELLRESDVRIPTVRPGNVDVWHLYVVRVDDRDRVLAELAAAGIGTGIHYPTPVPLTEAYASLGYRRGQFPVAEAAADSILSLPMFPHLTEGQQDRVAETLVHAAARYAPAGS is encoded by the coding sequence ATGACGCCCGTGCCGTTCCTGGATCTGGCCGCGCAGCAGGCCGAGATCGTCGACGAGGTGCTGCCGGTGTGGCGCGCGCAGCTCGAGTCCGCGAGCTTCATCGGCGGCGCCGAGGTCGAGGCCTTCGAGCGCGAGTTCGCCGACTACATCGGCGTGACCCACGTCGTCGGCGTCTCCAACGGCACCGACGCGCTCGAGCTGGCCTATCGCGCGGTCGGCATCGGCCCGGGGGATGAGGTGCTCGTCCCGGCGAACACGTTCATCGCCACCGCCGAGGCGCTCTCCCGCATCGGCGCGGTACCGGTCTTCGTCGACGTCGACGACGAGTACCTGCTGATGGATGCCGATGCCGTCGAGGCTGCGATCACCGCACGCACCCGCGCGATCGTCCCCGTGCACCTGTTCGGCCAGACCGCGCCGATGGATCTGCTCCGGCCGATCGCGCAGCGCCACGACCTGGTGCTGATCGAAGACGCCGCCCAGGCGCAGGGCGCGGCCTCGACGGCGGGACGCGCGGGCGCGCTGGCGCGCGTCGCGGCGACGAGCTTCTACCCCGGCAAGAACCTCGGTGCGGCCGGGGATGCCGGTGCGGTGCTGACCGATGACGCCGAGGTCGCGGCGCTCGTGCGCACCCTCGCGGCGCACGGCAGCTCGGTCAAATACGTGCACGACCACGTCGGCGTCAACGCACGTCTCGACGCCGTTCAGGCCGCGGTGCTGCGATCCAAGCTGCGCCGCCTGGAGCGGTGGAATCAAGCCCGCCGCGCCGCGGCGGGTCGGTACGCGGAGCTCCTGCGCGAGAGCGACGTGCGGATCCCGACGGTCCGGCCGGGGAACGTCGACGTCTGGCACCTTTACGTGGTGCGCGTCGATGATCGCGACCGTGTTCTGGCTGAGCTCGCCGCGGCGGGCATCGGCACCGGCATCCACTATCCGACGCCGGTGCCCCTGACCGAGGCGTACGCGTCGCTCGGCTACCGCCGCGGGCAGTTCCCGGTCGCCGAGGCGGCCGCCGACAGCATCCTGTCCCTGCCGATGTTCCCGCACCTGACCGAGGGTCAGCAGGACAGGGTCGCCGAGACACTGGTGCACGCGGCCGCCCGGTACGCACCCGCGGGCAGCTGA
- a CDS encoding glycosyltransferase, producing the protein MDTLDRLVVTGDVRAWPGPKPRMAFFRMADPALPEFIAGHARDHVRCLEQFFDVSVIDANADYDEVVDRLRPDLTLFESGVYARRGRAIANTHRHPEIPKVGLLNADGYCPTRSVFLADMDDWGVDTFFAIAVSAVGYTPDIADRTYAWPNFADRKIFHPYPGGKTQSILLSGSRESNYPWRVRVDRVLRERFPVRSMPHTGWFDRSAATAMSSGESYARALSSALIVPTCGTIAEELVRKHLEIPASGALLLTERTPAVEAAGYVDMVNCVFADDADVADKVEYLLERLDVLADITAAGTRLAHDRHSIENRDQLRQWYELRKSAPGQQITQPDPFGLLTVNAAGDAESVSIVTRPGVDRRLLASAVASITAGRPGEAADRFGQVLNFHFEPEAALGFARSALHLGRPDLARALLEHSTAIVVRGHGASHADPVEWAWLARVALCQGDLERAREAAAAYPQVRHPELDRMRAVVAHLVGASVSPADRPRHRSVHAGYGAEAWEVWRADLVQDLLACRRPATASQVGTMPDPSAAAPLPAGPAEPTPTASRVHRAVRSTRRLLGRVARRARRELASLTGRETGPDRSSMFQILGGRRLDTVLLLMVADDTARRLQSLVARDPSSLEIVRLGSAVRSADPDRFVPWGLRSGVEGSVLRSLPLWGTSMVVATRAGAAYLRVPDLANTDVVVLIDDDAPESAFERSARTGAAWVPAGAETTDRWNEALPGIRITAWERSAASDSRGSV; encoded by the coding sequence ATGGACACCCTCGACCGGCTGGTGGTGACAGGAGACGTGCGCGCGTGGCCGGGCCCGAAGCCGCGCATGGCGTTCTTCCGCATGGCCGACCCCGCGCTGCCGGAGTTCATCGCGGGCCACGCGCGCGACCATGTCCGGTGCCTGGAGCAGTTCTTCGACGTGTCCGTCATCGACGCGAACGCCGACTACGACGAGGTGGTCGATCGCCTGCGGCCGGACCTGACGCTGTTCGAATCGGGGGTGTACGCGCGGCGCGGCCGCGCCATCGCGAATACCCACCGTCACCCGGAGATCCCCAAGGTGGGGCTGCTGAACGCCGATGGATACTGTCCGACCCGGTCGGTGTTCCTCGCCGACATGGATGACTGGGGAGTGGACACGTTCTTCGCGATCGCGGTCTCGGCCGTCGGCTACACCCCCGACATCGCCGACCGGACATACGCCTGGCCGAACTTCGCCGACCGGAAGATCTTCCACCCCTACCCGGGCGGCAAGACGCAATCGATCCTGCTGAGCGGGAGCCGGGAGAGCAACTACCCGTGGCGGGTGCGGGTCGACCGGGTGCTGCGCGAGCGGTTCCCGGTGCGGAGCATGCCGCACACGGGGTGGTTCGACCGCTCCGCGGCCACCGCGATGTCGTCGGGGGAGTCCTATGCGCGCGCGCTCAGCTCGGCGTTGATCGTGCCGACGTGCGGGACGATCGCCGAGGAGCTCGTGCGCAAGCACCTCGAGATTCCGGCCTCGGGCGCGCTGCTGCTGACCGAGCGCACACCCGCGGTGGAGGCCGCCGGGTACGTCGACATGGTGAACTGCGTGTTCGCGGACGACGCGGATGTCGCGGACAAGGTGGAGTACCTGCTGGAGCGCCTCGACGTCCTGGCCGACATCACCGCCGCCGGCACCCGGCTCGCGCATGATCGGCACTCGATCGAGAACCGGGACCAGCTCCGCCAGTGGTACGAGCTGCGCAAGAGCGCACCGGGGCAGCAGATCACCCAGCCCGATCCGTTCGGGCTCCTCACCGTCAACGCCGCCGGTGATGCCGAGTCGGTGAGTATCGTCACCCGTCCCGGCGTGGATCGACGCCTGCTGGCGTCGGCGGTGGCGTCGATCACGGCCGGGCGTCCCGGCGAGGCGGCCGATCGATTTGGACAGGTGCTGAACTTCCACTTCGAGCCCGAGGCGGCCCTCGGGTTCGCGCGCAGCGCGCTGCACCTGGGACGACCGGATCTGGCCCGGGCGCTGCTGGAGCACTCCACCGCGATCGTCGTCCGCGGACACGGGGCCTCGCATGCGGATCCGGTCGAGTGGGCCTGGCTGGCTCGCGTCGCGCTCTGCCAGGGAGACCTCGAGCGCGCGCGAGAAGCCGCAGCCGCCTACCCGCAGGTGCGTCATCCGGAGCTGGATCGCATGCGAGCCGTCGTCGCCCACCTGGTCGGTGCCTCCGTCTCGCCGGCCGACCGACCGCGGCACCGGAGCGTCCATGCCGGCTATGGCGCGGAGGCGTGGGAGGTGTGGCGGGCCGACCTGGTCCAGGACCTGCTCGCCTGCCGGCGCCCGGCCACCGCGTCGCAGGTTGGAACGATGCCGGACCCGTCGGCGGCCGCGCCGCTGCCCGCCGGGCCCGCGGAACCGACCCCCACCGCGTCGCGCGTCCATCGCGCGGTGCGCTCCACCCGGCGCCTGCTCGGACGGGTCGCGCGCCGTGCGCGACGGGAACTCGCATCGCTGACCGGACGCGAAACCGGTCCCGACCGCTCTTCGATGTTCCAGATCCTCGGCGGGCGTCGGCTGGACACCGTCCTTCTCCTGATGGTCGCGGACGACACCGCACGGCGGCTGCAGTCCCTCGTCGCACGCGACCCGTCGTCGCTGGAGATCGTCCGCCTGGGCTCGGCGGTGCGCTCTGCGGACCCCGATCGATTCGTCCCGTGGGGACTTCGATCCGGCGTCGAGGGTTCGGTGCTGCGCTCCCTCCCGCTGTGGGGCACCTCGATGGTCGTCGCCACGCGAGCGGGCGCGGCGTACCTCCGCGTCCCGGACCTGGCGAACACGGACGTGGTGGTTCTCATCGACGACGACGCACCCGAATCCGCGTTCGAGCGGTCGGCGCGAACCGGCGCGGCCTGGGTTCCGGCCGGAGCGGAGACGACGGATCGCTGGAACGAAGCGCTCCCCGGCATCCGGATCACGGCGTGGGAACGCTCCGCGGCATCCGATTCGCGGGGGAGCGTGTGA